The genomic segment CCTGTACCTGGAACATCGAACACAGTGAAAGGGGGAATTGTCATGGCATTGTTGGAGCATATGAATGGTCCCGAGCAGCTGCGTGACCTGAACTCCGGCGATATCGCCATGCTCTGTCAGGACGTGAGGGACATGATCGCCGACGTGGTTTTTGAGAACGGCGGTCATCTGGCCTCGTCCCTTGGTGCTGTGGAGTTAACGGTCTCTCTCCTCAGACAGTTTGATCCTCTGAGGGACCGGATCGTTTTCGACGTTGGACATCAGACGTATCCATATAAAATCCTTACCGACCGCCGAGACCAGTTTGCTACGATCCGTCGCTTCGGAGGACTCAGCGGTTATCCCAAGAGGAGCGAGAGCCCGTATGACCATTTCGATGTAGGGCACAGCAGCACGTCTCTGTCGGCAGTACTGGGGTACGCCAAGGCTCGAGACATCCTGGGGCAGGATCATCATGTGGTGGCCGTTATTGGCGATGGGGCTATTATCAACGGAATGGCCTTCGAGGCGTTGAATCATCTCAGGGAGACCGATACGAAGGTTATCTATATCCTGAACGACAATGCCATGTCCATCAGTCCCCGCGTGGGGGGAGTTGCGACCCATTTTGCCCATCTTAGCGCCAATCCGTACTATCTCAAACTCAAAAAAGCGGTGAAAGATTGCTGTAAGGGCTTGCCCAAGGGCGAGACCATCGAGCATATTCTGGGCAGGGCGAAGGACCAGATCAAGAGCCTGGTCAAACCCGACAACCTTTTCGATTCCCTGGATATCGCTTATTGGGGCCCCTTTGATGGTCATTCAGTGGAGGAAATGGACCTTATTTTCACCCTGGCCAAGCAATACGACAAGTCGGTTTTGATCCATCTCATCACCCAAAAGGGACGAGGACTTCTGGCGGCCGAGGAAAATCCCAGTGCCTATCATGGAGTGTCCCCGGCATCGTCCAAATCAAAGCCCTCGTCCACAAGCTGGAGTCAGGCTGTGGCTGATTGCGTCTTAAGTGCTGCTGAGTCCGACCCTCGAGTGGTCCTCCTGACCCCCGCCATGAAGGAGGGGTCGAAACTTGGAGTTTTCGCCAGGCGTTTCCCAGACCGCTTCTTCGACGTGGGAATCGCGGAGGAACATTCTCTCACCCTGGCAGCTGGTATGGCAGCTGGAGGTCTTCGTCCGGTAGTCTCGATTTACTCCACGTTTTTACAGCGAGCCATGGATCAACTGGCCTTGGACATCTGCCTTCAGGATTTGCCGGTGGTCTTAACCCTGGACAGGGCTGGGATGATCGGTGAGGACGGCGAGACTCATCAGGGACTTTTCGACATGAGTTGGACCCGGACGATCCCCAATCTGGTGGTCCAGGCTCCTCGCGACCGGGTCGATTTGGCCCGGATGATGGACGACGCTATGGAACGTTCCGGCCCCACAGCAATTCGCTTTCCCCGGGGGGCGGTGATCGAGTCCCTTCATAGGGAAACGTCCTCCGAAAAAGGGGCTCTTCAGGCCGAGGTTATCTTCAGCTCCGAGGGGGCGGTCTGGTACGTGGGGGTGGGAAAGACCGTTGCCTTCCTGAGTAACGCCCGTGAAGAGGCTATCCGCCAGGGATACCTGGCTCCAGGATTGGTCGATCTTCGGACCATATCTCCTCTGGACTGGAACGTGTTGGACCCCGTCCTGTCGCTTGGGGGTGTCGTCCTGATCGCCGAGGACGGATACCTGGAGGGGGGCGTAGGAGAGGCCATAGCAGCTCGAGCCGCTGAAATCGGCTCGTCGTCCTCGATCCACCGTATGGGGGTGCATCAGATATTTATGCCTCATGGCACGATCGACGAGCAATGGCGTCTGTGTGGTATGACGATAGAGAAAGCGGTGGCCGTCTGCGGTGAAAATACAGAGAGAAAGACTGGATAAGCTCCTGGTGAACCGGGGCTTCGTACAGACCCGTACCAAGGCCCAGGCGCTTATCATGAGCGGATCTGTCCTGGTAGCCGATGAGGTGGTGGATAAGGCGGGAACCGCCGTGTCCACGGATGCCTCTATTGAGATCCGGGGCAAGGGAGATGGCTGGGTCAGTCGTGGGGCTCATAAGCTACTTCGAGGTCTTGACGCTTTTGCCGTTGATCCTCAGGGTGCTGTCTGTCTGGATGTCGGGGCATCCACTGGAGGATTCACCCATGTCCTGCTGTCTCGGGACGCTTCACTGGTTTACGCTGTTGACGTTGGGTATGGACAGCTTCACTGGACTCTCCGGCAGGATCCCCGCGTGGTGGTCATGGAGCGAACGAACGCCCGATCTCTGCTGCCTTCGTCTTTTGATCCGCTCCCGACACTGGCGGTCATGGACGCGTCCTTTATCTCAATTCGCCTCATCCTTCCGGTCCTGGAGGCTGTTCTCCCATCCGACGCTACGGTCGTCACCCTGGTCAAACCGCAGTTCGAGGCGGGACGTAATAGGATTGGCAAAGGGGGCGTCGTCCGCTCGGCTGAGGTTCATCGGGCCGTTCTGGGCGAGCTTCATTCCTTTCTCTCAGAAAACACCTCTCTGGGGCTCATGGGATGTGTCCCGTCCCCTATACGTGGACCGAAGGGGAACGTGGAGTTTCTCTTTCATCTTGTGAAGGGGGTGCCGAGCCGAATCGTCGATCTCGACGAGCCGGTACGAGAGGCCCACGAAGGACTTCTACCATGAGTTTGTCGTCACGACACACGACATTAGGGATGATCGTCAACACACAAAAAAAACGGGCCGCGGATCTCGCTCAACGGCTTCTTCGTTGGGCTCCTGCGCAGGGCATCAATTTTCGGCTCCCTCCACAGGACTCCTCAGCCCTCGACGTGGAGCCTTGCCTTGGCCCATGGACCGATGGTCTCTCGGTCGCTTTGGTCATCGGTGGTGATGGGACATTCCTTCGAGCTGCCCGATATATTTTGGAGGAAGAGATCGCCCTGTACGGCATCAACGTGGGGCGTCTGGGCTTTTTGGCTGCTGGCGATCCAGAGAATGCTGAGAGGGACGTCCTTCAGATCGTTCAG from the Dethiosulfovibrio peptidovorans genome contains:
- the dxs gene encoding 1-deoxy-D-xylulose-5-phosphate synthase, whose translation is MALLEHMNGPEQLRDLNSGDIAMLCQDVRDMIADVVFENGGHLASSLGAVELTVSLLRQFDPLRDRIVFDVGHQTYPYKILTDRRDQFATIRRFGGLSGYPKRSESPYDHFDVGHSSTSLSAVLGYAKARDILGQDHHVVAVIGDGAIINGMAFEALNHLRETDTKVIYILNDNAMSISPRVGGVATHFAHLSANPYYLKLKKAVKDCCKGLPKGETIEHILGRAKDQIKSLVKPDNLFDSLDIAYWGPFDGHSVEEMDLIFTLAKQYDKSVLIHLITQKGRGLLAAEENPSAYHGVSPASSKSKPSSTSWSQAVADCVLSAAESDPRVVLLTPAMKEGSKLGVFARRFPDRFFDVGIAEEHSLTLAAGMAAGGLRPVVSIYSTFLQRAMDQLALDICLQDLPVVLTLDRAGMIGEDGETHQGLFDMSWTRTIPNLVVQAPRDRVDLARMMDDAMERSGPTAIRFPRGAVIESLHRETSSEKGALQAEVIFSSEGAVWYVGVGKTVAFLSNAREEAIRQGYLAPGLVDLRTISPLDWNVLDPVLSLGGVVLIAEDGYLEGGVGEAIAARAAEIGSSSSIHRMGVHQIFMPHGTIDEQWRLCGMTIEKAVAVCGENTERKTG
- a CDS encoding TlyA family rRNA (cytidine-2'-O)-methyltransferase translates to MKIQRERLDKLLVNRGFVQTRTKAQALIMSGSVLVADEVVDKAGTAVSTDASIEIRGKGDGWVSRGAHKLLRGLDAFAVDPQGAVCLDVGASTGGFTHVLLSRDASLVYAVDVGYGQLHWTLRQDPRVVVMERTNARSLLPSSFDPLPTLAVMDASFISIRLILPVLEAVLPSDATVVTLVKPQFEAGRNRIGKGGVVRSAEVHRAVLGELHSFLSENTSLGLMGCVPSPIRGPKGNVEFLFHLVKGVPSRIVDLDEPVREAHEGLLP